A stretch of the Pleurodeles waltl isolate 20211129_DDA chromosome 2_1, aPleWal1.hap1.20221129, whole genome shotgun sequence genome encodes the following:
- the LOC138258648 gene encoding histone H3-like, whose translation MARTKQTARKSTGGKAPRKQLATKAARKSAPATGGVKKPQRHRPRTVALREIRRYQKSTELFNRKLPFQRLVREIAQDFKTDLRFQSSAVMALQEASEAYLVGLFEDTNLCAIHAKWVTIMPKDIQLARRIRGERA comes from the coding sequence ATGGCCCGCACCAAGCAGACCGCCCGCAAGTCCACCGGAGGGAAAGCGCCTCGCAAGCAGCTGGCCACCAAGGCTGCCCGCAAGAGCGCGCCTGCGACCGGAGGAGTCAAGAAGCCTCAACGCCACAGGCCCAGGACCGTGGCTCTCCGCGAGATCCGCCGCTACCAGAAGTCCACCGAGCTGTTCAACCGCAAGCTGCCCTTCCAGCGCCTGGTGCGGGAGATCGCGCAGGACTTCAAGACCGACCTGCGCTTCCAGAGCTCGGCCGTCATGGCCCTGCAGGAGGCCAGCGAGGCCTACCTGGTCGGGCTCTTTGAGGACACCAACTTGTGCGCCATCCACGCCAAGTGGGTCACCATTATGCCCAAGGACATTCAGCTGGCCCGTCGTATCCGAGGCGAGAGGGCCTAA